The Halarsenatibacter silvermanii genome contains a region encoding:
- the obgE gene encoding GTPase ObgE, producing the protein MFVDEIEITLEGGSGGDGAVSFQKEKFEPRGGPDGGDGGDGGDVVLKVDEGINTLNHLRYKSKYEAQDGENGAERNKKGRAGKDEIIKVAPGTVVFDRQGRKLADLTEDQEEFVAAQGGKGGRGNARFKSSSRQAPKFSENGESGEKKILKLELKLLADVGLVGFPNVGKSTLISMITSARPKIDNYHFTTVEPNLGVVNYQDYSSYVIADVPGLIEGAHRGEGLGDQFLKHLERTRLLVHMIDASGIEGRQPEEDYHKINNELQRFNQSLAQLNQIIVLNKIDIPRARKNIADLMKKFQSMGLDVYPISAATGEGVEILKKEIGKALEEIEEESAVQEDEFGDSEEVVITPDASDERSEKFIVNRVAPDRFKVEGNFVEKLIDRTDLNDEPSLRRMLSILRNEGLYEELERAGIENGMTVIIGRQEFDYVR; encoded by the coding sequence ATGTTTGTTGATGAAATTGAAATAACATTGGAAGGTGGCAGCGGAGGTGACGGAGCTGTCAGCTTTCAAAAGGAGAAATTTGAACCCAGAGGTGGACCCGATGGAGGAGACGGGGGGGATGGAGGAGATGTAGTTTTAAAAGTAGATGAGGGTATAAATACATTAAACCATCTCAGATATAAAAGCAAATATGAAGCTCAGGACGGAGAAAATGGAGCAGAAAGAAATAAAAAAGGCAGAGCCGGGAAGGATGAAATCATAAAAGTTGCCCCTGGTACGGTAGTTTTTGATCGGCAGGGGAGAAAACTTGCCGATTTGACTGAAGATCAAGAGGAGTTTGTAGCAGCGCAAGGAGGAAAAGGAGGAAGGGGCAATGCCAGGTTTAAGAGTTCTTCCAGACAGGCGCCTAAATTTTCCGAGAACGGTGAGAGTGGAGAAAAGAAAATACTGAAGCTTGAGTTGAAGCTTTTGGCTGATGTGGGATTAGTAGGTTTTCCCAACGTTGGTAAATCTACTCTTATCTCAATGATCACTTCTGCCAGGCCAAAAATAGACAATTACCATTTTACCACTGTAGAACCCAATTTGGGAGTGGTCAATTATCAGGATTATTCAAGTTATGTAATAGCCGATGTACCGGGGTTGATAGAAGGGGCTCACCGGGGTGAAGGTTTGGGCGATCAGTTTCTCAAACATCTTGAGCGCACCAGACTTCTGGTCCATATGATCGACGCTTCTGGTATCGAGGGAAGGCAGCCTGAAGAGGATTATCATAAAATTAACAATGAGCTTCAACGTTTTAATCAATCACTGGCTCAGCTTAATCAAATAATTGTTTTGAACAAAATTGATATTCCCCGGGCACGCAAAAATATAGCTGATCTCATGAAAAAATTTCAAAGCATGGGGCTTGATGTCTATCCCATTTCGGCTGCTACAGGGGAAGGCGTTGAAATTTTGAAAAAAGAAATAGGTAAGGCTCTGGAAGAGATTGAAGAAGAATCCGCAGTTCAGGAGGATGAGTTCGGCGATAGCGAAGAAGTAGTTATCACACCAGATGCCTCTGATGAGAGGAGTGAAAAATTTATTGTAAACAGGGTGGCGCCTGATCGTTTCAAAGTAGAAGGCAATTTTGTCGAAAAACTTATAGATAGAACTGATTTAAATGATGAACCCTCGCTGCGCAGAATGCTGTCTATTTTGCGGAATGAGGGCCTTTATGAGGAACTGGAAAGAGCCGGGATTGAAAACGGCATGACAGTGATCATCGGGAGACAGGAATTTGACTATGTAAGATAA
- the rpmA gene encoding 50S ribosomal protein L27, whose protein sequence is MAQKKAVSSTQNGRDSISKRLGAKEFDGEFVTAGSILVRQRGTKFHPGYNVGRGSDDTLFAKTDGYVNYERSGKSNRKVSVYEPEHYAVVQKAAN, encoded by the coding sequence ATGGCCCAAAAGAAGGCAGTAAGCAGTACGCAGAATGGTAGAGATAGTATATCTAAAAGGCTGGGTGCAAAAGAATTTGATGGCGAGTTTGTAACCGCGGGAAGTATACTCGTCAGACAGCGAGGCACTAAGTTTCATCCCGGTTACAATGTAGGTCGGGGTAGCGATGATACTCTTTTTGCCAAAACCGATGGATACGTCAATTATGAGCGTTCTGGCAAGTCAAATCGCAAGGTAAGTGTTTATGAGCCGGAACATTATGCGGTAGTTCAAAAAGCTGCCAATTAA